attcaaatgaaggaccatgcccccttcaaataGGAGATatgtaattacaaaaatgcaaaaaatagggtgggtcatttaaaaattttcttctaaAGAATCACCAGGTcagaaaagctaaaatttacatgaaagtttcttgacatagtggagattcaagtttgtaaaaatcatgaaacCCGGGAGTAGGGTtgggccacgataggggatcaaatttttacatgcaaatatatagggaaaatcttttaaagtctTCTTGTCAAAAACCACTAAGCCATAAGAGTGAAGATCTACCCGAAATCTTCCTGATATAAAGTAGGttaaagtttgttcagatcatgaccctcgagggtaggatggggccacaataggggatcaaagttttacatgctgatatataggaaaattatcttctccagaactactaggccaatttcaaccaaacctggtACAGattatccttgggtaaagggaattcaagtttgtcaaatgTAGGGTCAttccctcttcaaaggggagataatcacaaaaatgcaaaaataggctGAGGCCATTTAAATATCTTcatttcaagaaccactgggccagaaaagctgaaatttgcaagaaagcttcctaacagagtgcacattcaagttttttaaaaccTAATCTTGGCCGAGATTCGGCTCaattggctgaatatttggactgacgccttcaccggtgaaggcgtcagtccaaatattcagcctaGCCGAATCTCGACCGAGATTAGTTAAAACCATGGCCTGGAGGTAGGCCTGGGCCActataggggataaaagttttacatacaaatataaaaggaAAACTTTAAATCTCTTCTTCTCACGAACCACTTGGCTAGAAAAGTTTGTATTTTCGTGAAACTTcctgatgtagtgcagattaaagtttgtaaaaatcatggccccgggggtaggttagggccacaataaggatcaaagttttacctgcgaatatatagggaaaatctttaaatatgggccaaggtgactcaggtgagcaatgtggcccattggcctcttgtcATAAAGgcgagttgttagtttgccattacagaagtaatatctattttcaataaaatatttaagtatgaagcagaagtagacgactctCTGGTgtaatttattttgagttcacagggatatatcgaatggacatatgaatgaaaattatgattgttaatagataaaatgtcgtcgatatatatcCAGATGTTGTACAGAAGTCCACAGCAAgaggttttttcttcttacataaaagtttttgaataaattctgctccATAAGAATAATAacacaggtcagctaacaaaggagcacaatgtgtgtccataggaattccaacagactgtttgaagaccTGACCACCAAAAACTACGAGgacattgtcaatgagaaacttcagcatgtttttaatttcaacttcagagtacttgtgcgtggaatcagagtggtatttaacaaagtaatttttggatgactgatcactagatatgaatatttacgttttccatttttgttgaagcagctttctatgatgtcaaaaagtatcatgaggaatggtcgtgtaaagtgttgaaaaattgtacgttttgaaattgttgattttgagaaaagttttgcgatttaaaatttactaaaagttctttagaaatttttagaatccacatttgatttacaccttttctggcatatgtagtggcatAGTACAgttaaagtttctccttcacagctgttaatattttcgtgaggagcaaagatatggGCTAGACAgaaccacccccacccccccttaaaaaattcctggatccacccgtTCTCAGTATCAAAATagttaaaggggcattagctgtcattttgtcaccaattcaatgaaaatagctGTATATTAAATATTGTAGTAATAACATCAGTATTTGATTACCtgtatttcaaacacttttaacctcaaagcaggcacatgaatgtGTAATTTGGTGATtaaattattgtcttgcaagacaataattattccttctatatttctttacactaaaagctgTTATCTAATGTAGTTTTGTTaggtttcttttgtttttattagccattaatatatattcctatcactttcacagctaatgacCCTTTAAccaatttctttttaatcataCCCAGTGAATTCGATTCCTCAAAAAGATCTAGTTTATTTTGCACAAATTTATACACCATCGGACTTGAAATGTCGAGTTTTATTGCCTTGTATAGCAAGATGTAATCAATAGAATAAAGATTTTGCTAAAAACCTATTGTCACATGAGGTTGATGGCTGGAACTATACCTTTAATCTTGTTGATGTCGCCAATGCATGATATATCAAGAACAAGATATTTCACACCACAGGTGCCCTGTCCTGCACCACGATTGCCATCGGAATTAGTCGATAATTTTGAAATACCTATTGTGatgttttgcaaaataaaacattatatcaAACAATcagcttaattttttttatcctgcTACTGAAGGGTTAAAATTATACTTTTGATGAAAATTCAGCATTCATAAATTGATTTAGgatgatttatttacaaaaatgtaataaacatatGGAGAATATGGATACAATATCACAAAGTTTAGATGAACTAACAAATCGATGAATACATTATACGCATTCTGTAAAAGTTTATTGTCAATGATTTTAATTTGGTTCCTGAACAACAATCTGTCGTACTTTGGGTTTATTAGGATTATTTTCAAGTAACCAGTCTGCAAGCCATATCTGCAATAAAAATAGATGCATGATTACTTTTGAATATACTGGATGAACatcatgtaatacatgtattgttgatAAAAGGGTAGTACACTGAAACTTTAATTTGATTCAAAATAACAGTCATGAGGACAATGTTAGCCAAAGCTTTTCATGACATGTTGGaaatatcaaactaaatatTGGTACTGCAATAGAGAGGGACAAAATCAGACCTCATGGATTTTTACATGAACACTGTATCTGTCTTACCCCACCCCCAGCAGTACACTGCATTTGGTATGCCTCTGCCCATCGACCATGTATTCGGTATACCCCCATCCACCAGTACAATGTATGTGGCATATTCCATAACCTGACCCCCTAATGGGTAAATATCCTTTTTGCTTAGACCAAAACGGccactgattttaattagactgaAAAGATCACCGAGGATTTAATGAGCATtagtacaatgtacctgggggCAGAACCCACCCAGTATACTGcatatgacccccccccccctcccactaaTCCATTGTATTTGGCATACTCCCACCCTAATATACTGTATTTAgcattgcccccccccccccccccccccattacaCTGTATGATGCTGTGAACTTCTTACCACTGGATCAATGGGCTTTTGTTTGCAGAGTTCTGTGAGGCCTTTCAAGAGACTGGGATTGACAGCTTTGGCCAGATAGTCTTTGGCTGCTTGACCTACAGGAACTGGTTCAATCACACCTATGGAGAAACAAATTATTACTTTGACACAACTTCAAATACTGATGACTGGATGTTAAAACATAATGTTGGGAACCATGCATGGTCATGATTTACCACATCTCTGGATCAATCTCAAATGTTACATGTGTATAGATTAATGACTTTTAAAATGCTATGACATCTGTCTTCTGGACATTCTACTCTGTTATAAGCATAATTCActatatccatttactttccTATAAAACTGTACTTTGCTAATCATGAGGAAAGAGAATCACTTTGTCATGAGCAGCAATTCAGTGTACTGTATGCAATGTTTTGCGTTTTACTGCATCAGAATAATAAATTAAAAGCACAATAACGTACTGTCTGGGAAGAAAAATCTTATTTCTTTCTCTGAACTAGAAAAGCTGTCACTGCCATGCAGAGCGTTTCGCTGGTCATCCGTGCCATACACAGCTCTTAAACTGTAAAATAAAGAGAAATCTTCAAATTATGACTTTTCAGAGTGAAATTTCCCTGCTGGGTGTATCAGTATTGTCCTATtgtaaaaattttttttacctctaatttctattttaatgataaaaactTTCCAATAAAGTTCAAATTGAACAATGCAAATCAGTAATTGGGTGAATTTAATTGGTCATGCATCTCTGTCAAAGTGACCACATGTAATCTATAACTAGCTTAGGTAATCATACAAGTCATGTTGAATTACCAACAACTGTTCAAACTATGAAAATGTATAAGAAGCATataatatcaacaacaaaaaaacccaatatATCTTATGATCCTTTATATAATATTTACGAACTTACCAGTCAGGATGAGTTTGTCTCGCTTTTACAGCATTAGTTGGTCCAATTAATTCTCTCCAGTATGAAATTGCTTGGTCCCTTGCAATGACAAGTGCTAATACTGGTCCACTGCTCATATACGCAACCAAACTTGgaaaaaacattttgccatAATGCTCTGCGTAAAAATCGCTGGCTTGTTCAGGTGTTAAATGGACACGTCTTTTCTGTTTAAATGATATAATAGTAAAGAGTAAGcatacatttataaattataacatgtaacacacacacacacaaattcgtgtttttttaaaactaaaactgTCTATGTTTtcgaggaaattcgaacgaATGGCTTTAGCACTGGTTTTTACCTGTAAAATAGCAAATCCTGATCTCAAAATTATATCCTCGATTTCTTCTGACTTATGGATAGCGTCAGGTTTAACAATAGCAAGTGTTCTTTCTACGTATATCTGTGGAGCATCCATGGTAGCTTTTTCACCTGTCATATTTTCTGCTTGTCAATGGCGTCTGTTGCTTAGCAAAGGTAAATCGCGGGAACTTCTCGTAGTGTATCACGTGATATTAAAGAAAATGGCAGCGACCATTTGAAATAAGAAGCGTCCATAGTCACTTGACAGTTATTGGATTTTGAGGGATATGTGATTGAATATGATTTTCTGCACTATATAGAGAAAACTGTTGTAAACAATGGACAATGTAAGTCTATGCGATGTGATGGTTTATGCATTAAACTTGCACAATATGTGCCTAAACATTTAACACAAGTTTGTACAAGATTTTGAAAGGGAAAGAAGGTGAAAATATATTACTTTTGACATTTTGGAGAAATTTCGTgaagaattgaattgatgtaATCGTATAGATTTACGGAATATGTGCTATTTTCGACATGATTAGATGTATATCATCTTGACTTTTAATGTCTCTCTGCAGTTATGGACGCCAGGGGCCAAGAAGCAAGCAAGTAAGTGCATAGAATCAGACACATATTAAATGTGTAGTGAAAATAAGATTAGTAGTGTGCGCTCAAATACATGTTTGCATTTGATTCATCCAATGAATTATAGGTCATCCACCTGAGGCTGCTCAATGTAATGACCTTATTCTCTTTAGCAGACCTGTGATTCTTCCGTCGGAAGACAAAATCTCCCGAATTTGAGCCCCCCTTCCGTTCCTTccgttaaaatgtaaaatcttccgtcatttcaaattttcaacaacacaAATTTTCTAAGCGCCATTTTTCGATATTGATAAGGAAAACCCCCGAGACAATCGAAAGTCGTCTATTTTTCTGTCACAGTGACTGCACAGGTAAACGTCAATTAACGAGGGTACAGTAATTACTGAAGCCATTTGAGGAGTTTATTTATGATTACACAGCAATTAgtgataataaacaattagtggatgattaaaaagattgtttttgGCACACGCTCTGGTGATTAGGAAGTGATACCGACAGTTGAAGTCGGACGATCTTTGATGCTGTTGAAAACTTGGTAAGGAGCAGGTGGGAAAAGAAAGTTACCAGGGCACTGAAGATGTTCGTAATATGTGTGGACAGAATGACACAGTTGTATTAGAATGGATTATCTCTAACTGAACTGTATATTCAAAGATGGATACGGCAAGACGACGATGGGTGTGCACAGTTCGAAttttctcaatatttatttacacatgcatgtataaatagTACGTGGCCAAGTCTTGTAACATATATTTGTTCACTACACGATtcactgaagaagaaaaaaaacacgtTTTCAGATATGCAATGTAGTTCTTTTATGTGAGAACATGTTTTTTATACTATTTAGCTCACCAGTGCTGAAATCTCAAGTGAGCTTAAATTTGTTAGTAGGCCAAGATCTAATATGTTGGTCAACTTTTCTGAAAAGTGATAATTGTTATAACTTGTTATctctgtaataaatatataaatataacaagtttttttcttttaattgtggTTTTTAAGGTATTGACTTAAGAATTATCAATGTTCTTAACACAAAAAAGGAATTATCAATGTTCTCAACACAAAAAGGATCTGATGATTATGAACTCAGACACTTGTAACACAAAAAACTACTAGTAGCATGATTTCATTAGCCAATGAACACAcaaaaacggtaaaaaaaaaaatgtcgataAAAAATCTCCAGTTATCAGACCAAAACtccagctgaaaattttcaaatctccaGTTGTGGCATGACAGTTCTGTCACAGGTCtgctttagagaagtcgagaggcatagtctacatcgacttctcttcgcaagcattcatattttgattctggaaaacgtgtaaatgccggagtcagtgacggtttatgcttcgaccgacgtttcgactcagatgtgcctggatttacgcaatagacaagttgttttcaaacatttaacagcaatgcacaaaaccgtcacaaggaaatcaataCTTACTTGCTTtcaatccattt
This genomic window from Ostrea edulis chromosome 4, xbOstEdul1.1, whole genome shotgun sequence contains:
- the LOC125668497 gene encoding nucleoside diphosphate kinase homolog 5-like, with the protein product MTGEKATMDAPQIYVERTLAIVKPDAIHKSEEIEDIILRSGFAILQKRRVHLTPEQASDFYAEHYGKMFFPSLVAYMSSGPVLALVIARDQAISYWRELIGPTNAVKARQTHPDCLRAVYGTDDQRNALHGSDSFSSSEKEIRFFFPDSVIEPVPVGQAAKDYLAKAVNPSLLKGLTELCKQKPIDPVIWLADWLLENNPNKPKVRQIVVQEPN